The Sulfolobales archaeon genome includes the window ACAGCAATCACAGCAATCGCAATAATAACAGCATCAATGATCAGAACAAGAAAGAAACAATAGAACCGGTTAGCGAGGCTGCGGTAATTACTGATACTGCGGTAATTACTGATACTGCGGTAATTACTGATACTGCGGTAAGGTAGTGAGGTAACGCTATGTGATTAATGTGGCATTTTATTTATATACCCCGTTAGCAATGTATGTTTTGGTGGGTAGATGATTAAAGATCTCCTCGGGTACAGGTTAATCGATTCCGTGGTGAAGCAGATAGGTATTGAGAGGGCTGAGCTGTTGGTGCAGGGGATACTCGCTGATCATTATAACGAGCTAAAAGCATACCTCTTCGAGCACGGATTTACATTGCTCAGCGAATTCCTCGAGAGCGATGTCGAGAAGGTATCATCTGTCTTCTCATATATGGCACTTACAGCTGCCCTGCCACTACGGCTCGTGAAAATAGATAAAGATAACATAAAAAGGTTTGCGAGGAGAGCTACGGATGTTTATGAGTGGCTATATGGTACATATGAAAAGCAGCAACATGCTGCGACACATGTTAGTGTGTTCCTGAGGTTCTCACTAATGCGTGTTATAAATCTACTTGATATGCTGGCAGATGGGAAAATAGGCCCTGACGATATCAGGAGTATGGATGTCTACAACGCGTTCGTGGTCGGATCCTTTTTAAAGGCTGTAGCGATATGCGATATATACGAGAAGACCAGCAAGTACATGGGGAGCGGGGGTTCATGCTTGCCACCAGATATAGCTATTTTGTTCTCGTACGCCCTGGGAGAGCCCCTTACAAAGACGATCCCAGAGATAGTTAGTGTTAGGCTTGTGAAGTCAGATGTAGTGCTAAGGCTATATATTATTGACATGGGGGTGAGGAGATGATCGAGCTGAAGATACATGATATACTCAGGTATTTGTGGATAAGATTTGTTGATGATACAGATATATTTAGCATAACAGCGAAGGACAAGATCTTCTACACAGCACCGACCGATATATATTCCGCAGTGATCAGGGATCTCTTCTTCGAAACATCCCTACACCTACACAGGTATAAACTAGGTATGGTGGAGGGTGTGGGAGTTGATCTGATATCAACGTTAAAGGACACATCGATAACAAAGACAGCCGGGCTCGCCATGGCAGCGGTATATTGCCTGATGAACCTCGGCGTTGCAAAATCCGTGGTCAGGGCTGACGAGCTTTTGAAGGAGGTTCTGTCGATCTACGATGCACTCGGGGACTATAGGTATATATTCGATCGCAGGACGGGATTTGTTGTACCTATTCTTTCGAAGAAGGGGAGGGATGCCAGGGATAGTCTCAATATGCTGAGACTCGGCATAGCAATCAGATCACTTGTACTCGCGAACATGTTAAAAGAGACACTTGGGGAGAAACTCAGCATGGATCTCGGTGTGCTTGCACTCGAGCTATTGAATAGCCTAGTCAATAGCCCAACACCAAGGGTTAGGGATCTATTCAGGCACTATACATTCGAAATCAGGTTTAAAGACGAAAACAAAAGAAGATTATATGCACATACATATATATTGAAACTAGCAACACAGCTGGGATAAGCTTTGGACTTCAACAATAATTCGGCTTAATCTTTAGGGGTGGTTGGTTGGTTGAAGGGCCCAACTATATGTGTTGAGAGCCTCTCCGGATCCGCCGCTGAGAATCGACAGCCACTATGTGTTCCATTCAGAATAGACCCCGGGGTCACTCTTGTGCTTGCGGGGAATAGCTATGGTAAGTCCTTTGCCGCGAGGATCATCCACGAGATCTTCGCATATACAGGGAATCTACAGAGCAACGTCCTGGTCGAGGAGCACAGGGTAGAGGTTGAGAAGGGTAAAGAGGTTACGGTGGCGAGGGTCAGGGTTCACAATCCAGGCGAGATCCTGGATCTCTTCAAGAGGTACATGCTCTTCAACTTCGACCAGGATAACCAGTACAGCGGTCTCGGGATCTTCGTATCTGAGGATGCGATGAGATATGTTGCTAGAAACAAACCAGCCCTTACAATGTTTCCGGAGACACCGAGCACGTTCCTTGATAGGATGATCGATGGTGCGTTGAAGACCTTCGATATTCTTGGATTCGATAAGGAAGCAAGTGCTAGGATTAAGAAACTGCTTGAGAGAAAGAAGAGGATATTAGATGCATTTGCAACAGAGCCAGGGAAGAGGAGGATAAAGCCACGGGACGCGGATGAGGTTGCTGCACAGAGATTGCTTGAGGAGCTGAAGGAAGAGGCTGATGAGCTGAGCAATAGGTTGGATGAGCTTAGGTCTGAGCTCGCAGCGATATCCGAGATCGATATAAACACTATATCGAGGGAGCTTGAGAGGAGGAAGATGAAACTTAACGAGCTGAGGAATGAGAAGAGAAGGATTGAGGAGGAGCTGAATAGCGTGGCATCGAAGCTCGGGATCAGCGTAGATTATAACAATCTGGGGGCATTCGCAGACACAGTATCTGTGTATAGATCTAGCATTGAAAAGAAGCGGAGGGAGATAGAGGAGGAGATCACAACAGTAGAGTCTATAATGGCGAGGGTGAAAAATGCCTCGGACACGGTATCAAGCATGGTTGGAAATGTTGTTATAGATGATAAGGAGAAGAGGGTAAAAATACCGCAGCTCGAGACAACGATTGCTGTGATCAAGAGTAAGATCAACGAGATATCGAACATAAAGCTATACGGTGGTGATGCTGAAACGATTAGCGATGTTAAGAAAAGCATTGATGACGCGGCATCTATGTGCACAAAATATGGGGATGCATGCAGAGGTCTTGATTCACTTGCATCGTTATTAACAGTTGTTGCCGATATGCTTGGTAGAGCTGAGATAAATACCAGAGATCTTGACAATGCTGTGATCAGGCTGAGGTCAGCTGTTGATGATCTTGAGAAGGCTGCTGAGAGGCTTGGGAGAGAGCTGTACACAAAGATCTACAGGGATGTCATTGCAATCAAGAAGGAAGCCCAGATTGTGCTATCTAGCATCGAGACAGTGCTGAATTCGCTGAGGAATGAGAAGGAGAAGCTTGAGAGCAACAAGATCGATGTTGATGTCTCCTCACTGGTGGATAGATATAGCACGTTGACAACGGAGATCAGCAGGGTTGAGGAGGAGGTAAAGCGTCTCGAGGAGGAATATAGGAAAGCCCTAGCTAGTGCTAGCGATGACAGGAGGAAGAGGATTGTGAATGAGATAGAGTCGATCGAGAGGAGGCTTAAAGAGATCGAGAGCCAGATAGCGAAGATCGAGGCTATGAGGTCACCGAAGGATGAGGAGGCAATAACAGATGAGGATCTCGGGAGCATCAAATCATATGTGGACGGCTGTAAAGCTATATTCGAGAGGTTCTATGAGACGCTTCTGACAAGATATATTGAGAGCAACAGGGAAAGGGTTCTCAGCCCGAGGATCATGAGCACGAGCACATATATATCGTACCTAGTATCTGTGTCGGTTGCGTTCAACTATCTCCTGAACCGCTTCCTATCAGACTATATAAGGATCCGCTGGGGCTTTGACGGGTCAATACCCCTGATCATCGACATACCAGCTGCATATGATACCGAGCATCTGAAGACCCTTGTAGAGCTGCTATACAGATACGCAGTCGAGAACAACGTGAGGGTATATATATTCTATGTCAGCGACAGGCCATTGGTGATCAATATAGGGAGTAAGGAGGAGCTGGATGAGGCTCTAAACACCCTCCAGACGATCTAAACAGCTAGTTTATATCCCCTGGGTGTTTTCTCCAAGAGCTTGTTCTCTGTGAGTATCCAGTATAGTTTCTTCTGCTTGTCATCTAGTGAATCCTCTCCCTTCTTCTCAAGCACATCGAGGAATGTCTCGAGGTAGTCCTTGTGGATCAACAGCGTGTCCGATGACCCCTGTATCACTATCGCTCTTCCGCTCCTCTTTATAGCATCTATTATCCTTGCCTTTGCATCACCCCTAGCCTTGATCTCAGATGCGAAGATATAGCCCTGCTCTGCTAATATATCTATTGCAGTCTTACCGCTACGTTTAGCCCTCCTCTGTCCCTGTCTCTCTCCCTTCCCCTTTCCTGATCTTATTGCCTCCTCGAGTGCCTCGATCCTCTCGATTGTGTTTGAGAGCATTGTCTTTAGTTGCATAACAACCGATTCTATCTCCTCAAGCTTCTCATATACATCAGTTATTTCCACATCAGCCCTAGATACTCTCCTCCTAAGCTCAGGCATATATACCACCCAATCTATATGCCATAATTAGCTTCCACCTATTCTGTATCTTCTATTCTATATGAGATTTGCTGTTCTAGTTAATTATGGCATACAGACTCCCACGTACCTCCATATCTATCTTTTAGCTCTCTTATCATTGTGTGTACAGCGTATGCAAGGTCTCTGGAGACTATTGCTATTGCTGCCTCTAGCGATTCCTGTGAGCTTACATTCATGCTGCCAACTATTACTGTGTCATCTGCTGCGTATACCTTCATATGAAGAGATCTGCCTCTCGAAAGCCAGACATTGACGCCTCTTCTCCCGAGCACCCTAGCTGTTCCGCAGTTATATCTCTTTGCATTCTCTCTAACCCCGTCTAGGATTACCAGGACATCAACGCCTCTCCTAGCAGCACTGATTAGTGCTGTTCTGATCCTTGCTGCGGCTGGGCTTGACCTTGTAAGGGTTATCACGAACGAAGCCACAGTAACTATCCTCGATGCGTTCTCAATAGCAGATGCTATTGTCGATAACACAGACTGCTGTGAGAAGCTGGATATGAGCGATACCCTGGGGCAGGAGTCTATGCAGAAGGGGCCTAGGCAGAGCTCCTCGAGACCCATGATCCCCAAGATGGTTTCGAGGAAAAAGGGCTTTTACCACGCTGATACATAGCTGGATATCTATGAGCACTGCTATAGAGTCGATGCTGTCTATAGCAGCCTTCGTACTCCTACTCTCAGCGGTAGCAGGTGCCCTCACAATCGGATTCTCATCGTACTACACATCTATATCCCTCTCAAAGGATATAGTTGCCAAGTCAAACGAGAGGGTTAGGGCCGCGGCCATGTTTATGGGTGTAAACCTCTATGTCGGTGTGAGGAACACAGGTGTTCTTGACGAGACCATAACCAGGATCTATGCTATATATCCATGGTATGGTAGCTGGACAATCTGGAGCGGATCCCTAACCCTATCGCCTGGCAACTACTATATATTCGGGCCATTCCTAACATATACAGCACCTTCGCATGTTGTTGTTGAGACATCGAGGGGTGTCTTCGCAGCAACCCCGGTATATATCCTCTCCACGGGTGGTGGGTATATAGGTGCGGCGGCACCAACAGATCTCTGGCCCGAGACCTTCGCAGTAAACCTCGGCTTCGTATATATGACTATCTCGACAACCGGGTATTTCATAGCGTTCGCAACATATTCAACCAAGAACCCATATGGATCCGATGTGTTCTCATCAATAGCACCTGTATCGGAAATCACCAAGGGGCAGGGAAACAGGTTCACCCTCGCCCAGATCTCCCAGACAGGCTGGGCAACCCATGAGGCCGCAGCAGTTATGAGGGATAACAGGAAGGGGTATTTCTCGGGGGTCTCGATGAGGGTTGCCGGCTGGTATCAATCCCTCGATGTAGCTGTATGTACTGGCTATGCATTCGAGACCGAGGCATCGTTTCCAGCGGTGCTATCCGCCTCCCCCGGCGGTGTTTTCATGAGGTATTCAAGCAGGGGATCGCTGAACCTGACATACTTTGATGCTGTTGTTCTCAGCAGAACAATAGATCCCAGATATGTTGCCACAAGCCTGCTCAGCGGATCCTCTGGCACATCCATGAGCCCGGGTGCCGGCGGCGTTGTATACCTCGTTGTCCTGAGGTGCTTCAAGATCAGCTATGAATATCCGAGGCAGATGTATATAGAGGTCAGGAGCGGCGGGTATAGCGATTACTACCGTGTATATGCTAATGGTCAGTACCTGGGCTTCGGGATAGCTGTTCAGCTAAACCCCGTGATCACTGGGACGCCTACGTGGGAGACCGGGTATCCTGCTGTAGCTGTTAGCTATATACCTCCGGAGACCCTTCTAGAAATGACACTCCTATCATAGGGTGGGATATTTGGAAGCGGCGTCCGCTGTTTTGATCACAGCTGTGGCTGCTATAGCTATTGCGATTGCTGTCTCTTCTTTCTACGCTATACAGTACTCGCTATCTGTGTTCATAGTCCCATCCTCCATAGCATGTGTGTACTCAGCAGATAGATTCCCCGATGGCACGCTCAGAATATCTGTTAGCGTTGCGAACACGGGCGGGGCAGCAGCCACGGTATCCGCTGTGGCTGTTCTAACAACACCTAGTGGCTATTACTTCTTCGAGAGCAATAGAACCGTGATACCCGGTGGATCTACATCGATAATGTATATATATGTCCCGCCCCCGTACAGCACATACGGATCTATATACCTTGTAGTCGCATCATCGATCGAGGGTGTGTCCGCCAGGTGCAGGGGATAAAAACTATTCTATTTTTACCTCCTTCTTCTCCTCTCTCGCTGTGCTGTTTTTGAGCATCTCATCCAGGATCTTTATGTTTCTCTGTCTAGAGACAATAGATCTATATGTTGAGACCAGCCTTGCAAGCTGTCTATCCATTTCAACATGGTTCTCAAGCTCTTGGAATAGATGTTCGAGGGGCTTCATATAGATCCACATGGCTTCGCATCTGAACATGGATATCGCTGGTGACTTTACACTCCTGCCCGGCACGACTAGGGATGTGATTGCGAATGTCTGTGTAGATAGTATCGCTGATAGTATATCCTCCACCTTGTTCGGTATATAGCCCTTCTTATGGAGCATGTTCAGAAGATCCGTGTATATATAGCTTAGCTTTGAGAGAACAGAGCTATATGATTTCGCGATCGTCTGTATAATCCTCACCCTCGCCATCTTCCCATCGATCTGAAGCCTAAGATCTAGTAGGTTTGCTGTTGTGCTTGTGTATTTACCCACAACATCACCTAGCTTGAACTTAATCGGCTTTACATAGTAGTCCCCGTACCACCCCTCCTGGATCTTTGTTAGTATCGCTGATATCTCCTCCTCAGATGCCTCCCTATATCCTGTCATGTAGTCCACCATATACTTATCTCCTGTTGGTGTCAGCACTGCATCTACATCCTCCTGGATTGCTACTATCGCTCCTCCCCCAACGACATCGTAGATCTCTGACATTATATCGTAGCTAGTCATAGCGGGGTCGCTGAGGATCAGTGTGTGTTCGATCAATTCGTTGTTATCTGAGAACGCGTATAGTATCACCCTCTTCTTATTATAATAATCTGTATATATCGTTGCATCGTATACATATAGCATGTTGGACACCGCATTACTCTATCTTTGTTATTAATGTCTTCCCAGCCTCCTCCTTAGCTGCAGACCCTCCCCTCAGGGATCTCACTAGGTTCTCCCCACCAGGCATCATAGCCTCCATATCCTCCAGCAGCTTGTCCCAGCAGCCGCCGCATGCAGCGTCGGCCTTCCTCAGGATCGATGTGAAGTCTATGAACACATATGGTATGATCAGGTTTGGCACGCCTAGCATCGGGTTCGTTATCACATCTATGCCGTCCTCAGAGCATGTCCGTGCCTTATACAGCTTGCTAACCCAGTGGATCCATGGGCTCTCCCCATTACCCCTCCTGCTCATCATAACGGTTCCAAGGAATGACATGAGGTCGTTGAACAGGATCATCAGGTTTGTTGTGCTCATCCTCCTCTGAACGATGTAACACTGCTCCCCAACCCTAGCTTTTATAATGCCCGCTTTCGGTGGCTGGATCAGCATTCTAACGGCTAGCTTAGCACTAGATATAACGGCAGATGCCTCCTCCAGAGGGACTGGCTCTGGCTCTGAGAGTAGCTCTACAACCCTTCGAGACTCTATCCTAGCAGACACCTTGACAGGGGTGAAGCTCTCTATATACCTCGATATCTGCTCGGCGGCGTCTGCATATACATCCACCTGCATCATAGATCCATTGACCACTGCCGCGGCAGCCCTCCAGGGCACGGTAGTTGGTTTTGCGATGTCAAAGACCAGTATCTCCATCTCAGACAAGGGGATACCCAATCAATAGATTGAAAAAAGCTAGGTTTGCTAGAGCTTTGCCTCTTTTTTCTCTATGCACATCAGCCTCGCATCCGCCGCCGCTAATACGAGGCGGTCGTATTCATCTGGTACTAGTCGCGAGAATGCATCTATTAAATCCTCGTATCGGATATCAAGGCAGAGTAGCCTTGCCATCAAAGCAGTTAGATCCACCTCTGATGACTTCGATATCTCATCCTTTATCTTCCTGATCTCCTCCTTGTATAGATGCGGCCTATCCCTCCACTCCTCAGGCACGCTGATCATCAGGTTGTCGAGCACAGCGAGCAGGGATCTCATGCTAACTATAATCCTAGCAGCCTCTGTCTCACCAGCCCTCCCACCCGCACCAGCACCGGCTCCTCTAGAAGCTGCTGCCAAAGCCCTCCGAATAGGTGCAGAGCACGGATAAGGTTATGCGGCTCTGACCTCTTCCTCGCCTTGGTGGTGGTTTTGCTGGATTGAAAGTTTAAAAAATCATGCTAAGATCTTCTTGTTTTCTTCGAAGAAGCTGTGGATATGAAAATAGCTATCTTCTCGAGCTCGTTTCTATGGTTTCTCAGCAGATGCTCCTCCTTCTCCTCATCACCTGCTATGCTTGCACCGCAGATAACACATATATCTATATCACCGTATGGCTGGAACAGGGGCGGGATTCTATATGCTATCTCAACCATTCTTCTGGAGCCGTCTCCACAGATCGATCTATATGTCTTTATGATATCCTCTATATCCTCGTGATCGCTCCCCGGGTATTTGTCCAGGCCGGATAGATGGTCTATGATCATTCCTAGGATCTTGCTCCTGCCTGAGGAGGCTATGAGTGCCAGCCACCTTGCACAGCTGTTGCTCATGACCCCACCCCATGTAAACATGGAATATATAAGCTGGGCAGCAATGGCAATCTAAGACTCCAGACCGCCCATCACTGCGATGGGCGGGGGGATATTGAAAGGGCATTACTGGGTGGTGTGAGATTGAGGGGTCTGCGAAACAATCCTTCTTATCTCTTCGAGTATCTTCTTCACCTCATCCACCTCCCCCCTCAGCTCCTTCACCTCCGAGGCTAGCTCCCTAGCAGCTCTCTCAGCCGCGGCGGCCTTCGCCTCTGCTGTTGCAACCCTCTTCGTAACCTCCTTAGCCCCTATTGGGATCACCAGCCTCGATGCTCTGAAGAGCCTCCTCGCAAGTGTCTCCGCAGCCTCTGGGGTTATAGTCATCTCCACAACCTCGTAGTCCCCATCCCTGATTATATCTATCTTGTGCCTCGATATCCTCAGAACTATAGACCCATCCCTTACAAAGACATCAATCAGATATGCGTCCTGCCTGCTCAAACACACCACACCTATAAACATCCTGGAATAAGTGAGATGCTGTAACCCCTTAAACATGGGCTATCTAATGGGTATCTATATGGGTGTTAGGGATGCTATAAGGTTCCTCGTGGCAAAGGCTATGTGTGGGAAGGAGAATGTGCTCATGGCTCTGATGGAGTATGCCAGGTTCAGCGACAGTCTCAGCGTGATAGCCGATCGATACGGTATCTCGAAACACACACTCAGAGGGACTATGAGTAAGTTGAAGACGCATGCAGGTAACAACGGAGTAGCCATAACCCTTATCGAAAAAGCCATCCCAGAGATCATGGGTATGGGTGTTGAAAGGGTTATCGAGACGCGAGACGGCATCCCATATTGCAGGCGGTGTAGAACCTATATAATCAATGTGTTTCCAGAGGATCACCTTGTTAAGAAACACCAAGATGAGCTGGATAACATAGTATCCGAGGTTATAGAGAGGATCAGGTCTAAGAGAAATTCGAATGTCAGAGCAGTTTCTGCATGATCTATATATTCTCTGTTTCTGAGCACCGTTCGCCCGAGAGCGGTTTGAGCCGCCCTCGGGTTCATCTCGGTCTCCCCGGGCCCCTCACCGCGGTTCAACCACGGATCTCGGAAACCCGGGGTCACCAATACATATAGCTTATCTGGATTATAAGTTATTGGAGCACCCACCCTCCATAACCCTGTTTATTGCTCTGTAGAACGAGCTGAAGGATGCCCTCATACCGAGTCTGGATAGGAATTCGAGGAAATCCCTCTCCTCGGACACGAATCTCTTCCACGCAGACCTGATAGACTCCCCGCCTGCTATGCTTGCAACATATCTCTCCTCAATCCTTCTACACGCCTCCACAGCGTTGCCGACATACTCTATATAGTATTTCAGCATAGATGGTGCCGGGCTTCTAACATTCCCACCTCTACGCTCTATACTCCCTTTACTCTGGGCTGTCCTCTCGATCGCAGCTGCTATCGGCTCTAGCCATGCCTCGGCAGCCCTTCTGGATATCCTGCATGCCTCCAGGATAACGTCTAAGCCCTCTGCACCCTGTATTCTTACGCATATGCCTCTCCTCATAGCGTCCACAGCTGCCTTTGCAACCCAGCGTGCATCTACTTGATCCTCTATGCCCGATATAACCATGTTTTCATCTCCGACAAGCATGGCTATTCTAACAGCTGTTT containing:
- a CDS encoding phospholipase D-like domain-containing protein produces the protein MGLEELCLGPFCIDSCPRVSLISSFSQQSVLSTIASAIENASRIVTVASFVITLTRSSPAAARIRTALISAARRGVDVLVILDGVRENAKRYNCGTARVLGRRGVNVWLSRGRSLHMKVYAADDTVIVGSMNVSSQESLEAAIAIVSRDLAYAVHTMIRELKDRYGGTWESVCHN